One genomic segment of Brassica napus cultivar Da-Ae chromosome A3, Da-Ae, whole genome shotgun sequence includes these proteins:
- the LOC106441112 gene encoding autophagy-related protein 11: MSASFTDDEGKLTLCVAENGHSFAFECSETTSVESVMRFVESVSGISFSDQLLLSLDMRLEPQKLLSSFGLPAGDREVFVFNKAMLQSNSHPPSPEDVDLEEVVDALPPAASLHEHHPLDDASDPALKALPSYERQFRYHFLRGRAIYNCTVLKHENCERFAREQKVQQRAVEVATANLEQYYRVIYQNYLEFMKRYKHQHRLHSDLLMNFGRDVEKLRSVKIHPYLQTDSRKCLLDFVKEDKLSQAVESCGSSHRQFENKIAQFQQMFVEVKRKVEELFACRASLSMENLEVTVKEHQHFINEQNSIMQSLSKDVNTVKKLVDDCMSSQFSSSLRPHDAVSALGPMYEVHDRSHLPQMHACYDSISELLEYFKNKKNEMNTFVHTYMQKITFVTYIIKDAKLQFPVFREAMVRQDDLFADLKLVRGVGPAYRACLAEVVRRKASMKLYMGMAGQLAEKLAMKREAEVRRREEFLKTHGPFVPRDVLASMGLYDTPTQCDVNVSPYDTSLISIEMADVDRYAPEYLVGLQLKIASSGSSAEAEEIGVDTLDKDSFDDILEASELVEIAGTSKMEVENAKLKAELASAISRICSLGPQVEYEEIDESEIENLLKNAAQKTEEALQAKDEYGKHLLYMLKEKQRHCDSYEKRIRELEQRLNDEYSQGQRRVNNKDVSGGLNLLHEKASGGLEGSKAHVSGSEPMDEVSCVSNHSSKQPCKAREGMDENMVDSSSLVLSHPLDSSMLESQQNNEKGGKDNLVGGMGVFLSNSSTAESPTKSLDTKHTDDIILELRNELMEKSSKLNETESKLNGAVEEVASLSRELEMNQKLLEESQMNCAHLENCLHEAREEAQTHLCAADRRASEYNALRASSVKIRGLFERFRSSVCAGGGVTGFADSLRTLAQALDNSINDGEDDGTVEFRKCIRVLADKVSFLSKHREELLEKCRNLDATIEQTRKDLGEKKELVKTLYTKHQLGKQANKEKISFGRLEVHEIAAFVLNQAGHYEAINRNCPNYYLSSESEALFTEHLPNRPTYIVGQIVHIERQAVKQSSPLSASASPVAASKTDYLGSEQGSRNLASSSMSTSSSGTTTTITTNPYGLSSGCEYFIVTIAMLPDTSIHQQAS; this comes from the exons ATGAGTGCAAGCTTCACTGATGATGAAGGCAAGCTTACTCTCTGCGTGGCTGAGAACGGCCACTCATTTGCATTTGAATGCAGCGAGACAACTTCAGTTGAATCCGTGATGCGTTTCGTTGAGTCTGTCTCCGGCATTAGCTTCTCCGACCAGCTCCTCCTCTCGCTGGACATGAGACTCGAGCCACAGAAGCTGCTTTCTTCCTTCGGGCTTCCCGCAGGTGATAGAGAAGTCTTTGTTTTCAACAAAGCTATGCTGCAAAGCAACTCTCATCCGCCATCACCGGAAGATGTGGATTTAGAGGAGGTAGTTGATGCTTTACCACCTGCGGCTTCTTTACATGAACATCACCCCTTGGACGATGCGTCAGATCCAGCTTTAAAGGCCTTACCTTCGTACGAGAGGCAGTTCAGATACCATTTCCTTAGAGGCCGCGCTATCTACAACTGCACGGTCCTGAAGCATGAGAACTGCGAGAGGTTTGCCAGAGAGCAGAAGGTACAGCAGCGCGCTGTTGAAGTTGCAACCGCGAACCTGGAGCAGTACTACAGGGTGATCTACCAGAACTACCTCGAGTTTATGAAGCGTTACAAGCATCAGCACCGTCTCCACTCTGATCTCCTGATGAATTTCGGAAGGGATGTTGAGAAGCTGAGGTCGGTTAAGATCCACCCTTACCTGCAAACCGATTCGAGGAAATGTTTACTGGATTTTGTCAAGGAAGATAAGTTATCACAGGCTGTGGAGAGTTGTGGGAGCTCTCACAGGCAGTTTGAGAATAAGATTGCGCAGTTCCAGCAGATGTTTGTGGAGGTCAAGCGCAAGGTGGAGGAGTTGTTTGCTTGCAGGGCTTCCTTATCGATGGAGAACTTGGAAGTGACTGTTAAGGAGCACCAACACTTCATTAATGAGCAAAATAGCATAATGCAATCTCTCAG CAAAGATGTCAATACGGTTAAGAAGCTTGTGGATGATTGTATGTCAAGCCAATTTTCCTCATCCCTCCGACCTCATGACGCTGTTTCAGCCCTGGGTCCTATGTACGAAGTGCATGACAGGAGCCACCTTCCCCAGATGCATGCTTGCTATGACTCCATCTCAGAACTCCTGGAATATTTCAAAAACAAGAAGAATGAGATGAACACCTTTGTACATACTTACATGCAAAAGATAACATTCGTCACATACATCATCAAAGACGCTAAGTTACAGTTTCCTGTTTTTAGAGAGGCGATGGTGCGTCAGGACGACTTATTCGCAGACCTGAAGTTAGTCCGCGGTGTTGGCCCCGCTTACAGGGCATGCCTTGCTGAGGTTGTGAGGAGAAAAGCCTCTATGAAGCTTTACATGGGCATGGCTGGGCAGTTGGCGGAGAAGCTTGCTATGAAGAGGGAGGCAGAGGTCAGGAGACGTGAGGAGTTTCTTAAAACGCATGGTCCCTTTGTACCTCGTGATGTGTTGGCCTCAATGGGTTTATATGATACTCCCACTCAGTGTGATGTCAATGTCTCTCCTTATGATACTAGTTTGATCAGTATTGAAATGGCAGATGTTGATAGATATGCTCCTGAGTATCTTGTTGGGTTACAGTTAAAGATTGCATCCTCAGGGAGTTCTGCTGAGGCTGAGGAGATAGGTGTAGACACTTTAGATAAAGACAGTTTTGACGATATCCTAGAGGCCTCAGAGTTAGTGGAGATAGCTGGAACAAGCAAGATGGAAGTTGAGAACGCGAAATTAAAAGCTGAACTTGCTTCTGCGATCTCTCGGATTTGTTCATTAGGTCCCCAAGTTGAATACGAGGAGATAGATGAAAGtgaaatagaaaatttattgaaaaacgCAGCGCAGAAAACAGAAGAGGCTCTCCAGGCCAAAGATGAGTATGGGAAACATCTCCTATATATGCTCAAGGAGAAACAAAGACATTGTGATTCGTATGAGAAGCGCATCCGCGAACTGGAACAGCGTCTCAACGATGAGTATTCACAGGGACAGAGACGTGTTAATAACAAGGATGTCTCTGGTGGCTTAAACCTTCTGCACGAAAAAGCTTCAGGTGGTTTGGAAGGCAGCAAAGCTCATGTGTCCGGTTCTGAGCCCATGGATGAGGTCTCCTGTGTTTCAAACCATTCTAGCAAGCAGCCGTGTAAAGCTAGGGAAGGTATGGATGAGAATATGGTGGATTCCTCCTCTCTGGTTCTCAGTCATCCTCTTGATTCATCGATGCTGGAAAGCCAGCAAAACAATGAGAAAGGTGGAAAGGATAATTTGGTGGGGGGAATGGGTGTGTTTCTAAGTAACAGTTCAACAGCCGAGAGCCCAACTAAATCTTTAGATACCAAACACACTGATGATATTATTTTGGAGCTTAGAAATGAGCTGATGGAGAAGTCCAGTAAACTGAATGAGACTGAGTCCAAGCTAAATGGTGCTGTGGAAGAGGTAGCCAGTCTGAGCAGAGAGTTGGAAATGAATCAGAAACTTCTCGAAGAATCCCAG ATGAACTGTGCGCATTTGGAGAACTGCTTACATGAAGCAAGAGAAGAAGCTCAGACGCATCTTTGTGCTGCTGATCGTAGAGCGTCTGAGTATAATGCACTTCGTGCCTCATCTGTGAAGATACGAGGTCTCTTTGAAAGATTCCGGAGCTCTGTCTGTGCTGGTGGTGGGGTTACTGGTTTTGCTGACTCCTTGCGTACTTTGGCTCAAGCTTTAGACAA CTCCATTAATGACGGTGAAGATGATGGTACTGTTGAGTTCCGGAAATGCATCCGAGTCCTCGCAGACAAAGTTAGCTTCCTCTCCAAACACCGGGAGGAGTTACTTGAAAAGTGCCGGAATCTTGATGCTACAATTGAGCAGACAAGAAAGGACTTGGGGGAGAAGAAAGAGCTGGTGAAAACATTGTACACTAAGCACCAACTTGGGAAGCAG GCAAATAAGGAAAAGATATCATTCGGTCGTCTTGAAGTCCATGAGATAGCAGCATTTGTCCTAAACCAAGCAGGACATTACGAGGCGATCAACAGGAACTGCCCAAACTACTACTTATCCTCTGAGTCCGAGGCATTGTTCACAGAACACCTCCCAAACCGGCCTACATACATTGTTGGACAGATTGTCCACATAGAGCGTCAAGCAGTGAAGCAGTCATCACCACTTTCAGCTTCTGCATCTCCTGTGGCTGCTAGTAAGACAGATTATCTCGGCTCAGAGCAGGGCTCAAGAAATCTGGCATCAAGTTCAATGTCAACATCATCTTcaggaacaacaacaacaataacaacaaaccCTTATGGTCTTTCTTCAGGATGTGAATACTTCATAGTGACAATAGCAATGCTGCCTGACACTTCTATTCATCAACAAGCTTCCTGA
- the LOC106441109 gene encoding AUGMIN subunit 8-like, whose protein sequence is MDVSTDTTRPRRRLVPSDKNNAPPATRRPQTKEVSSRYRSPTPTRTARCPSPSVTRPTVSSTLAAKRAVSADRKRPSTPPSPTTLSIRDVSIDLPASSRRLSTGGRLPESLWPSTMRSLTASFQSDTVSIPVSKKERPVRSSSVDRTLRPSSNIAQKHKAETTSVSRKPTPERKVSPLKAKKNAPDLSENLSENLSENSKPVDGAHSRLIEQHRWPSRIGGKIGLNRSLDLGDKTTRGSSTSGSRMGPSLRRMSLPLSSSSKALHKASSTASSLGGLLSPTKSEDNNITQTTGPQRLLSASSMDRATLATAVARLHPLSAPGSRPASPSRTSFSSSSRGMSTSRGVSPARGVSPARGLSPSRVTGSSSFARPSTPPSRGVSPSRIRQTSNSTQSSTTSSVLSFITDVKKGKKASYIEDVHQLRLLHNRYLQWRFAIAQAEAVMYIQRLTSEETLFNVWHAISELQDDVTSQRIGLQQLKLEIKLNSLLNDQMVSLEEWAALERDHVSSLVGAIADLEANTLRLPVTGGTKADVESLKAAMSSALDVMQSMGSSIWSLLSKVEEMNKMVSELAVVVNKESSMQGKCEDLLASTAIMQIKECSLRTHLIQTSREGEEDAEEETPPLLPLSKFPWP, encoded by the exons ATGGATGTATCAACAGATACCACAAGACCAAGAAGACGTCTTGTTCCATCCGATAAGAACAATGCACCCCCTGCCACTCGCCGTCCTCAAACAAAGGAAGTCAGTTCAAGATACAGATCACCCACACCAACCAGAACCGCCCGATGCCCTTCTCCAAGCGTCACAAGGCCAACAGTTTCTTCAACCTTAGCTGCTAAAAGAGCCGTTTCTGCTGACAGGAAGCGTCCTTCAACACCTCCCTCTCCCACCACTCTCTCCATACGCGACGTCTCTATAGACTTGCCAGCTTCATCTAGGCGTCTATCTACAGGAGGTCGTTTGCCTGAAAGCTTATGGCCTTCGACCATGAGAAGCCTCACCGCTTCGTTTCAGTCGGATACTGTCTCAATCCCTGTTAGTAAGAAGGAGAGACCGGTGAGAAGCTCTTCCGTTGACCGAACGCTGAGACCTTCTTCAAACATAGCTCAAAAGCACAAGGCTGAAACGACCTCTGTGTCAAGGAAACCAACGCCAGAGAGGAAGGTAAGTCCATTGAAAGCGAAGAAGAATGCGCCTGATCTTTCAGAGAATCTTTCAGAAAATCTTTCTGAGAACTCGAAACCTGTAGATGGTGCTCACAGTAGGTTAATAGAACAGCATCGATGGCCTAGTAGAATTGGTGGAAAGATCGGTTTAAACAGAAGCTTGGATCTTGGCGACAAGACTACAAGGGGTTCATCAACTTCAGGGTCTCGAATGGGACCGTCTCTTAGGAGAATGTCACTACCTTTGTCCAGCAGTTCGAAAGCGTTGCATAAAGCTTCTAGTACCGCATCTAGTCTAGGTGGATTACTGTCTCCAACGAAGTCGGAAGATAATAACATAACTCAAACTACTGGGCCTCAGAGACTTTTGTCTGCAAGTTCTATGGATAGAGCAACCTTAGCAACAGCTGTAGCTAGGCTGCATCCATTGTCTGCTCCTGGATCTCGCCCTGCTTCACCAAGTAGAACATCTTTTTCGTCTTCATCGCGAGGCATGAGTACTTCAAGAGGAGTGAGTCCTGCTAGAGGGGTGAGTCCTGCAAGAGGTTTGAGTCCTTCACGTGTCACAGGTTCCTCCTCTTTTGCTAGACCATCAACTCCACCTTCAAGAGGGGTAAGTCCTTCCCGGATAAGACAAACAAGCAACTCTACACAATCCAGCACCACAAGTTCTGTTCTCAGCTTCATCACGGATgtcaagaaaggaaaaaaagcaAGCTACATCGAAGACGTTCATCAACTGCGTCTTCTCCACAATAGATATCTACAGTGGCGGTTTGCAATTGCGCAAGCTGAAGCTGTAATGTACATTCAAAGATTAACATCCGAG gAAACTCTGTTTAATGTGTGGCATGCGATATCAGAGCTACAGGATGATGTGACCAGCCAGAGGATTGGTCTGCAACAGCTAAAGCTAGAGATCAAACTCAACTCACTACTAAACGACCAA ATGGTGAGTCTTGAAGAATGGGCCGCGCTTGAAAGAGACCATGTTAGCTCTTTAGTTGGGGCCATAGCAGATTTAGAAGCAAATACTCTTCGCCTTCCAGTGACTGGAGGAACAAAG GCGGATGTTGAATCTTTGAAAGCTGCTATGTCCTCGGCTCTTGATGTAATGCAGTCTATGGGATCGTCTATTTGGTCTTTACTCTCAAAG GTGGAGGAGATGAATAAAATGGTATCAGAACTCGCTGTTGTTGTTAATAAAGAGAGTTCTATGCAAGGGAAATGCGAAGATCTTCTGGCCTCAACTGCGATCATGCAG ATAAAAGAGTGTAGCCTCAGGACTCATCTGATACAAACTagcagagaaggagaagaagatgcagaggagGAGACTCCTCCCTTGTTGCCATTAAGCAAGTTTCCATGGCCATAA
- the LOC106444843 gene encoding uncharacterized protein LOC106444843, protein MPVPDPQAGRAFICLITLFLFLSIAVGGGCLIAYTILPYPPIWLSYLGIFFVCLPWFFWILTFVYRIISRTFGFRMVIGSGGNDNTANRETMPSDLDPPEKSLEPLDNDDPEDIAHPQGQVLVSMEGNQSKKRMSTSSVGSHESEMPLAISMAS, encoded by the coding sequence ATGCCTGTGCCAGATCCACAGGCGGGGAGGGCATTCATCTGTCTCATTaccttgtttcttttcttgtcCATAGCTGTCGGAGGCGGTTGTCTGATTGCATACACAATCCTACCTTACCCTCCAATATGGCTCTCTTACCTTGGCATTTTCTTTGTTTGTCTCCCTTGGTTCTTTTGGATTCTAACCTTTGTATACCGCATCATTTCACGCACTTTTGGATTTAGGATGGTCATTGGATCCGGTGGTAATGATAACACCGCGAACAGAGAGACCATGCCATCTGATCTTGACCCTCCCGAAAAATCATTAGAGCCTCTTGATAATGATGATCCAGAGGATATAGCTCATCCACAAGGCCAAGTTCTAGTGTCCATGGAAGGGAACCAATCAAAGAAACGAATGTCAACCTCAAGTGTTGGTTCACATGAAAGTGAGATGCCATTAGCCATTTCTATGGCCTCATga
- the BNAA03G50510D gene encoding uncharacterized protein Cbei_0202, with product MSLSQTLFTPSFISSISNELRIPHPRPVLSYPRTQTNRILCAAKRTGKRRYPSERKKLRTEQKEAAAKVKNKLEGVWRLSKLGVPVGDDPGKDSLGISEGLLQAIAKVIEFPVASMLPEEAFTVVRKSFDARKILKEAKFVYTVDLDVKTLLELEPRAHDFIFRLEPKLGLVEHISPEKTVSGDLISVVNECRRVNSDAAAGEHEPVVINGNGGGGRSKPRVAVVGGGPSGLFAALVLAEFGADVTLIERGQAVEERGRDIGALVVRKILDMESNFCFGEGGAGTWSDGKLVTRIGKNSATVLAVLKTLVRFGAPDNILVNGKPHLGTDKLIPLLRNFRHYLQSAGVNIKFGTRVDDLLVEDSRVVGVRVSDSADKLQSSSQDLKFDAVVLAVGHSARDTYEMLLSRNVELTPKDFAVGLRVEHPQELINSIQYSDLASEVRKGRGKVPVADYKVVQYVNDKDEDVSQSSSKRSCYSFCMCPGGQVVLTSTNPNELCINGMSFSRRSSKWANAALVVTVSAKDFDLLNLTGPLAGIEFQREFERRAAIMGGGDFTVPVQRVTDFLQSKLSETPLPSSSYRLGVKSANLHELFPAHITDSLRQSLSMFEKELPGFISEEALLHGVETRTSSPVRIPRSNETYESTSLKGLYPVGEGAGYAGGIVSAAVDGMFSGFAVAKHFNLFDGAIESIIGKAQGAGLVKY from the exons ATGTCTCTCTCCCAAACTCTCTTCACTCCTTCATTCATCTCATCTATCAGCAATGAGCTGCGAATTCCTCATCCAAGACCAGTACTCTCATATCCACGTACCCAAACAAACCGTATCCTCTGCGCCGCGAAGCGAACCGGGAAGCGGAGATACCCTTCCGAGAGGAAGAAGCTGAGAACAGAGCAGAAGGAAGCTGCGGCAAAGGTTAAGAACAAGCTCGAAGGAGTCTGGCGTCTCTCTAAGCTCGGAGTCCCCGTCGGTGACGACCCTGGTAAAGATTCTCTCGGAATCTCTGAAGGGCTGCTTCAAGCCATCGCTAAAGTTATCGAGTTTCCG GTTGCTTCAATGTTGCCAGAAGAAGCGTTTACTGTGGTGAGAAAGTCTTTTGACGCTAGGAAG attcTGAAAGAAGCTAAGTTTGTGTATACTGTGGACTTGGATGTGAAGACGCTTCTTGAGTTAGAGCCTCGTGCTCATGATTTTATATTCCGGTTAGAGCCCAAGCTTGGGCTTGTTGAACATATCTCTCCCGAGAAGACCGTTTCTGGTGACTTGATCAGTGTAGTTAACGAGTGTAGAAGAGTCAATAGTGATGCAGCAGCTGGAGAGCATGAACCTGTGGTTATCAACGGCaatggaggaggaggaagaagcaaACCGAGAGTCGCAGTTGTGGGTGGTGGTCCGTCTGGTTTGTTTGCAGCTCTTGTTCTTGCAGAGTTTGGTGCAGATGTGACATTGATTGAGAGAGGACAAGCAGTGGAAGAAAGGGGACGTGATATAGGCGCTTTGGTAGTTCGTAAGATCTTGGATATGGAGAGTAACTTCTGCTTTGGcgag GGTGGTGCAGGTACTTGGAGTGATGGAAAGCTTGTTACTCGAATAGGGAAGAACAGTGCTACTGTTTTAGCG GTGTTGAAGACGTTGGTTCGTTTTGGTGCTCCTGATAATATACTGGTCAATGGAAAGCCTCATCTAGGAACAGACAAGTTAATTCCGTTGCTTCGTAATTTCAGACATTATCTTCAAAGCGCAGGA GTGAATATCAAGTTTGGGACTCGTGTAGACGATCTCTTGGTGGAGGATTCTCGTGTTGTTGGAGTCAGAGTTTCGGATTCAGCAGACAAATTGCAGAGTAGCTCCCAGGATTTAAAATTCGATGCAGTTGTTCTTGCAGTTGGTCACTCAGCACGTGACACATATGAGATGCTTCTTTCTCGTAATGTGGAGCTGACTCCAAAAGATTTTGCA GTTGGTTTGCGCGTTGAGCATCCTCAGGAGCTAATCAATAGTATACAG TACTCAGATTTAGCAAGTGAAGTTCGTAAAGGACGAGGCAAAGTACCAGTGGCGGACTATAAGGTTGTTCAATACGTGAATGATAAAGACGAGGATGTCTCTCAGTCTTCGTCAAAACGTAGTTGCTACTCCTTCTGCATGTGTCCTGGTGGTCAG GTTGTTCTCACCAGCACAAACCCAAACGAACTCTGCATCAATGGCATGTCATTCTCTCGCCGTTCATCCAAGTGGGCCAATGCTGCACTAGTCGTCACAGTCTCAGCAAAAGACTTTGATCTTCTCAATCTTACTGGACCCTTAGCTGGGATTGAGTTTCAG AGAGAGTTTGAAAGAAGAGCGGCTATAATGGGTGGTGGCGACTTTACAGTTCCTGTACAAAGGGTTACTGATTTTCTACAAAGCAAGTTATCTG AAACACCTTTGCCTTCATCAAGCTATAGATTAGGAGTGAAGTCTGCAAACCTGCATGAACTGTTTCCTGCTCATATCACAGATTCTCTGCGACAGTCTCTCTCTATGTTTGAAAAAGAG TTACCGGGGTTCATCTCAGAGGAAGCACTTCTCCACGGCGTAGag ACAAGAACTAGCTCTCCTGTTCGGATACCTCGAAGCAATGAGACGTACGAGAGCACGAGCTTGAAAGGCTTATACCCAGTTGGTGAAGGAGCTGGATATGCTGGTGGGATTGTAAGTGCTGCAGTGGatggtatgttttcaggttttgcAGTTGCAAAACACTTTAATCTATTTGATGGAGCCATAGAGTCAATTATTGGAAAAGCTCAAGGTGCTGGACTTGTGAAGTACTAA
- the LOC106441113 gene encoding uncharacterized protein LOC106441113 — MVEMRRSESELSAKRRAEFPVKLEIVEDDLEEEHAPLNKRSRLWSSGTSSSPMVPAKYNPLDEPSPLGLSLRKSPSLLDLIQMRLTQSGDSKAETMQTAGVKKESKCIAAASAGAALAPGSIEKLKASNFPASVLKIGKWEYKSRYEGDLVAKCYFAKHKLVWEVLEQGLKSKIEIQWSDIVGLKANCPEDGPGTLTLVLSRQPLFFRETNPQPRKHTLWQATSDFTDGQASLYRKHFLQCAQGIMNKHFEKLVQCDHRLFHLSREPEIIMDFPYFDARQSIFEDPSESKGYPYGNLNLGTGPSIASPVGAQSSSEHMYLSHEAPSPSSVIDARANEGIGGAEAVNSRNTTDCGQIGLHKAISLSDFLAVLGDSKNTIDSNQVEEEAGLNQSMSVSDLVAFLSDSRNITDSSQIKVPGLQQSISVSDFVGLLSDSAGGNHPEHLEKFEILKQQLLSDNIQFDTPDEKSLMPRVNSLFNLLYKEPNVAANSQLNTEVSGGFKSELHDLNGTVSANNNNRVLDPASSSKPQGMLRKDSFSDLLLHLPRITSLPKFLSNISEEDGDAYNR; from the exons ATGGTGGAAATGAGGAGATCGGAGTCTGAATTGTCGGCGAAGCGCCGAGCTGAGTTTCCGGTGAAATTGGAGATCGTGGAGGATGATTTGGAAGAAGAGCACGCTCCTCTCAACAAGCGATCTAGG TTATGGAGCTCTGGGACTAGCTCGTCGCCAATGGTACCGGCTAAGTATAACCCTCTTGATGAGCCGAGTCCTCTTGGACTAAGCCTTAGGAAGAGTCCGTCTTTGTTGGATTTGATTCAGATGAGGCTAACGCAGAGTGGTGACTCAAAAGCTGAAACGATGCAAACAGCGGGTGTTAAGAAAGAGAGTAAATGTATCGCTGCTGCTTCAGCTGGAGCGGCGTTAGCTCCAGGGAGTATTGAGAAGCTGAAAGCTTCCAACTTTCCTGCTTCGGTTTTAAAGATTGGCAAGTGGGAG TACAAATCAAGGTATGAAGGTGATTTGGTGGCGAAGTGTTACTTTGCAAAACATAAACTTGTTTGGGAAGTGCTGGAACAAGGTCTCAAGAGTAAAATCGAGATCCAGTGGTCGGATATTGTGGGTTTAAAGGCAAACTGTCCTGAAGATGGACCTGGAACGTTGACTCTCGTG ctttCTAGGCAGCCTTTATTTTTTCGGGAAACAAACCCACAGCCTAGAAAACATACTTTGTGGCAGGCAACATCAGACTTCACCGATGGCCAAGCCAGCTTGTACAG GAAGCATTTTCTGCAATGTGCTCAAGGGATAATGAACAAACATTTCGAAAAGCTTGTGCAATGTGATCATCGTCTTTTCCATCTAAGCCGTGAGCCAGAGATAATCATGGACTTTCCCTACTTTGATGCTCGGCAATCTATCTTTGAGGATCCAAGTGAATCAAAGGGATATCCTTATGGGAATTTGAATCTTGGCACGGGTCCTTCAATAGCATCTCCCGTTGGGGCTCAGTCATCATCTGAACATATGTATCTGTCTCACGAAGCACCATCTCCCAGCTCAG TGATAGATGCTCGCGCAAATGAAGGAATTGGAGGTGCTGAAGCAGTCAACTCAAGAAACACAACGGATTGTGGTCAGATTGGTCTACACAAAGCTATATCACTGAGTGATTTCCTTGCAGTTCTCGGTGATTCAAAGAACACTATAGATTCGAATCAGGTTGAAGAAGAAGCTGGGCTGAATCAATCTATGTCAGTGAGTGATTTGGTTGCATTCTTATCTGATTCAAGAAACATAACTGATTCGAGTCAGATAAAAGTACCTGGATTACAACAATCCATCTCAGTGAGCGATTTTGTTGGACTTCTCTCTGATTCTGCTGGTGGAAACCATCCAGAACATCTGGAGAAATTCGAGATCTTGAAACAGCAATTGCTAAGTGATAATATCCAGTTCGATACACCAGACGAGAAGTCTCTCATGCCAAGGGTTAATTCTTTGTTCAACCTCTTGTACAAGGAACCCAACGTCGCTGCAAACTCACAGCTCAATACTGAAGTGTCAGGTGGATTTAAGTCTGAACTCCATGATCTGAATGGGACAGTGTCtgccaacaacaacaacagagtTCTTGATCCTGCTTCCAGCAGCAAACCACAGGGTATGTTGAGAAAAGACTCGTTCAGCGATTTGCTCTTGCACCTCCCCCGAATCACATCCTTGCCGAAGTTCTTGTCCAACATTTCAGAAGAAGATGGTGATGCATATAATAGATAA
- the LOC106441107 gene encoding uncharacterized protein LOC106441107, translating to MANTGLILRPHQQLRLRCLRFLAPGAMFGSGGQRLGTKHFQLTQFEEVFTSHHWMVRKYKLKRQKNRVRGRGKKLNLVKHQKNSGKLVYNPLPYSLSSGMELKISEEEFLDLKILQL from the exons ATGGCCAATACCGGATTGATTCTGAGACCACACCAACAACTGAGGTTGAGATGCCTTAG GTTTTTGGCTCCAGGGGCTATGTTCGGGTCAGGTGGACAGAGATTGGGAACAAAACATTTCCAGCTCACACAGTTCGAAGAG GTTTTTACGAGTCACCACTGGATGGTTCGAAAATACAAGCTGAAACGTCAAAAAAACAGGGTTCGTGGTAGAGGAAAGAAGCTGAATCTGGTAAAGCACCAAAAAAATTCTGGGAAATTAGTCTACAATCCTCTTCCATACTCATTGAG CTCCGGAATGGAGCTCAAAATCAGTGAAGAAGAATTCCTGGATCTAAAAATCCTACAACTTTGA